The following coding sequences are from one Mesorhizobium onobrychidis window:
- a CDS encoding ornithine cyclodeaminase family protein encodes MKPIYIDYLNALDIDALDMTDAEIIDAVEAGLVAQGNGQTVIEPRVHLEPDPSFNGHFNVLRGYVAPLDAAGVKIVGDYVDNYLHGLPSEFGILNLFDPRTGTPRAILDATVITDMRTGAVTAIGAKHLARKTSKILGHVGARGTAYWNVRLLDHLFDFDEIRVHSRRPESRDGFAAKLSADLGKKVTAVADWRACVEGADIVVEASRLPEPQPLLKTEWIQPGAMVVPYGTMSAVELSLTDIMAKIVVDDWGQCKGGKFGSLRAHVETGRLSEQTLHAELGEIAAGLKPGRQSDDETILFWHRGLSLSDIALGKAMLAKAQAQGIGQRLRFA; translated from the coding sequence ATGAAGCCCATCTACATCGATTATCTTAATGCCCTCGACATCGACGCCCTTGATATGACCGATGCCGAAATCATCGATGCGGTCGAGGCCGGGCTGGTGGCGCAGGGCAATGGCCAGACGGTGATCGAGCCGCGCGTCCATCTCGAGCCGGACCCGTCCTTCAACGGCCATTTCAATGTCCTGCGCGGCTACGTCGCGCCGCTCGATGCGGCCGGCGTCAAGATCGTCGGCGACTATGTCGACAATTACCTGCACGGCCTGCCGTCGGAATTCGGCATCCTCAACCTGTTCGACCCGCGCACCGGCACGCCGCGCGCCATTCTCGACGCCACTGTGATCACCGACATGCGCACCGGTGCAGTCACCGCTATCGGCGCCAAACATCTGGCGAGAAAGACATCGAAGATCCTTGGCCATGTTGGCGCGCGCGGCACCGCCTACTGGAACGTGCGCCTGCTCGACCATCTTTTCGACTTCGACGAGATCCGCGTGCATTCGCGCCGGCCGGAAAGCCGTGACGGCTTTGCCGCCAAGCTGTCCGCCGATCTCGGCAAGAAGGTTACGGCGGTCGCCGACTGGCGCGCTTGCGTCGAGGGTGCCGACATCGTCGTCGAGGCCTCGCGGCTGCCGGAACCGCAGCCGCTGCTGAAGACCGAATGGATACAGCCCGGCGCGATGGTGGTGCCCTATGGCACGATGAGCGCGGTGGAGCTGTCGTTGACCGACATCATGGCAAAGATCGTCGTCGACGACTGGGGCCAGTGCAAGGGCGGCAAATTCGGCTCGCTGCGCGCCCATGTCGAGACCGGACGCCTGAGCGAGCAGACGCTGCACGCCGAACTTGGCGAGATCGCCGCCGGCCTCAAGCCGGGGCGCCAGAGCGACGACGAGACGATCCTGTTTTGGCATCGCGGCCTGTCGCTTTCCGATATCGCCCTGGGCAAGGCGATGCTGGCCAAGGCGCAGGCGCAAGGCATCGGCCAGCGGCTGCGCTTCGCATGA
- a CDS encoding DHA2 family efflux MFS transporter permease subunit yields MTAITESKALAETATAARRVALIVAVAFFMQLLDSTIISTSLPQMGESFGVPAVAMSIGITVYMLTMAVFVPPSGWLADRFGARNVFLVAIALFTLASIACGISQNLTQFVAARAVQGLGSALMTPVGRILVLRNASKSELLNATALITWPALFAPVIGPVLGGFITTYLSWHWNFFINIPLGVAGLALVARFIPGDRASETRPLDWPGFLLTSVGLASMLYGLERIAHPEDGAMPTVALLVAGIFVGCLAVRHLARAKNPLLDLTSFKIQTFAISTLSAGTMFRVAINATPFLLPLLFQVGFGLRPVDAGMLILAYFLGNLGMKTVTTPTLRRFGFRSVLVVNGVIASLSIMACAVISPQTPQALVAALMLIAGLTRSMQFTALNTLAFADIASAQRSSAATLSSMLQQVAMLFGVAVAAALLNLSQIARGGPALDLVDFRLAFLAIGAIGLAASFRFLALPPAAGAEVSGHLLRS; encoded by the coding sequence ATGACCGCCATTACCGAAAGCAAAGCCTTGGCCGAGACCGCGACGGCGGCGCGGCGCGTGGCTTTGATCGTCGCCGTCGCCTTCTTCATGCAGCTTCTGGATTCGACGATCATCTCGACATCGCTGCCGCAGATGGGAGAATCCTTCGGCGTGCCGGCGGTGGCGATGAGCATCGGCATCACCGTCTATATGCTGACCATGGCGGTGTTCGTGCCGCCGTCGGGCTGGCTCGCAGACCGCTTCGGCGCGCGCAACGTCTTCCTCGTGGCGATCGCGCTGTTCACGCTGGCTTCGATCGCCTGCGGCATCTCACAGAACCTGACTCAGTTCGTCGCCGCGCGTGCCGTGCAGGGCCTGGGCAGTGCGCTGATGACGCCGGTCGGCCGCATCCTGGTGCTGCGCAACGCCTCGAAGTCTGAGCTTCTCAACGCCACGGCACTGATCACCTGGCCGGCGCTGTTCGCGCCGGTGATCGGGCCGGTGCTTGGCGGCTTCATCACCACCTATCTGTCCTGGCACTGGAATTTCTTCATCAACATTCCGCTCGGCGTGGCCGGCCTGGCGCTGGTCGCGCGCTTCATTCCTGGCGACCGCGCTTCCGAAACCAGGCCGCTCGACTGGCCGGGCTTTCTTCTGACCTCGGTCGGGCTTGCCTCAATGCTCTACGGCCTCGAGCGCATCGCCCATCCGGAAGACGGCGCCATGCCGACCGTGGCGCTGCTTGTCGCCGGCATCTTCGTCGGCTGCCTGGCCGTGCGGCATCTGGCGCGGGCAAAAAATCCGCTGCTCGACCTCACATCGTTTAAGATACAGACTTTCGCCATATCGACGCTGTCGGCCGGCACCATGTTCCGGGTGGCGATCAACGCCACGCCATTCCTTTTGCCGCTGCTGTTCCAGGTCGGCTTCGGTCTGAGACCCGTCGATGCCGGCATGCTGATCCTCGCCTATTTCCTCGGCAATCTCGGCATGAAGACAGTGACGACACCGACGCTGAGGCGCTTCGGTTTCCGCTCGGTGCTGGTCGTCAACGGCGTGATCGCATCGCTGTCGATCATGGCCTGCGCCGTGATATCGCCGCAGACCCCGCAAGCGCTAGTGGCGGCGCTGATGCTGATTGCCGGGCTGACGCGTTCGATGCAGTTCACCGCGCTCAACACGCTGGCCTTCGCCGATATCGCTTCGGCGCAGCGCAGCTCGGCGGCGACGCTGTCCAGCATGCTGCAGCAGGTGGCGATGCTGTTCGGCGTCGCGGTCGCGGCGGCGCTGCTCAACCTGTCGCAGATCGCGAGGGGCGGGCCGGCGCTCGACCTGGTGGACTTCCGCCTCGCCTTCCTGGCAATCGGCGCAATCGGGCTCGCGGCCTCGTTCCGCTTCCTGGCGCTGCCGCCGGCCGCGGGCGCCGAGGTTTCGGGTCATCTTCTGCGGAGTTGA
- a CDS encoding IS4 family transposase, with translation MVLERMCTRVSAGLRRLADTRAEQIAFTRLFRNPQVTVPEIVRTAAARTGEAAAGRHVLIIEDSSEINYEAKASRKRGLGHVGNGKDVGLFVHPALAVDAADGSVLGLAAATIWRRRGQKAHDYQALPIEAKESYKWIATAKAARQALTDTPLATVIGDREADIYEVLARLPDERTHVLIRAVRDRALGEQGGRLFGEIAKTPEAGRTAFELQARPGRPARKVQLAVRFAAVALRQPRLGADCRDPREITLNMVEVREIDPPSPKEAVIWRLLTTHAVKTLADACRMVDLYRLRWTVEQLFRTVKSQAIDLEESLLADGEALERLAATALIVATRVMQLVHGRDAAGQAFKAARLFSPAEITVLEALIARLEGKTQKQNNPHPQHTLAWAAWCIARLGGWNGYAKERPPGPVTFSNGLKRFHAIAEGFALANPN, from the coding sequence ATGGTGCTGGAGCGCATGTGCACGCGCGTCAGCGCGGGCCTGCGCAGGCTGGCCGATACGCGGGCGGAACAGATTGCGTTCACGCGGCTGTTTCGCAATCCCCAAGTGACGGTGCCGGAGATCGTGCGCACGGCGGCGGCGCGAACGGGCGAGGCGGCGGCCGGCCGCCATGTGCTGATCATTGAGGACAGCAGCGAGATCAACTATGAGGCCAAGGCCTCGCGCAAGCGCGGCCTCGGGCATGTCGGCAACGGCAAGGATGTCGGGCTGTTCGTCCACCCGGCGCTGGCCGTGGATGCCGCCGACGGCTCGGTGCTGGGGCTTGCGGCTGCCACGATCTGGCGGCGCCGGGGGCAGAAGGCGCACGACTACCAAGCCCTGCCGATCGAAGCCAAGGAAAGCTACAAATGGATCGCCACCGCCAAGGCGGCCCGCCAGGCGCTGACCGACACGCCCCTGGCTACCGTGATCGGCGACCGCGAGGCCGACATCTACGAAGTGCTGGCAAGGCTGCCTGACGAGCGCACGCATGTGCTCATCCGCGCCGTGCGCGACCGGGCTCTGGGTGAGCAGGGCGGCCGTCTGTTCGGCGAGATCGCCAAAACGCCGGAAGCCGGCCGGACCGCCTTCGAACTGCAGGCGCGTCCCGGCCGACCGGCGCGCAAGGTGCAACTGGCCGTTCGCTTCGCCGCGGTCGCCTTGCGCCAGCCGCGCCTTGGTGCCGACTGTCGCGATCCGCGCGAGATCACGCTCAACATGGTCGAAGTGCGCGAGATCGATCCGCCTTCGCCCAAGGAAGCGGTGATCTGGCGGCTGTTGACCACTCACGCGGTCAAAACGCTCGCCGACGCTTGCCGCATGGTCGATCTCTACCGGTTGCGCTGGACCGTCGAACAGCTGTTCCGAACCGTGAAGTCGCAGGCCATCGATCTGGAGGAAAGCCTGCTTGCCGATGGTGAGGCACTCGAACGGCTGGCCGCGACCGCGCTGATCGTCGCCACCAGGGTCATGCAACTCGTGCACGGGCGCGATGCCGCCGGCCAGGCCTTCAAGGCTGCACGCCTCTTCAGCCCCGCCGAGATCACCGTGCTGGAGGCGCTGATTGCCAGGCTCGAAGGCAAGACCCAAAAGCAGAACAACCCGCATCCGCAACACACGCTCGCCTGGGCCGCTTGGTGCATCGCCCGGCTGGGAGGGTGGAACGGCTACGCAAAGGAGCGGCCGCCAGGTCCCGTCACCTTCAGCAACGGCCTCAAACGCTTCCACGCCATCGCCGAGGGCTTCGCTCTTGCAAATCCAAACTAA
- a CDS encoding amidohydrolase family protein yields the protein MQKAIDAHFHIWRRDDQPWLRGPMVPRIFGPYEPIRRDYPIEGFLADQQGSDIEKAVYVQTNWAKEDFETEVAFLQKTANETGWPHAIVGYADMTVDDVRHQIDRLVKYKLLRGVRMQLHWHETPAFRFAASADQVIDPKVRANVARLKDYRMSFDLQLFPSQMKDGLTLVAENPETNFILTHAGMLTDMSDETTEAWKAGLRTLSAAPNLYAKLSGLGTFVHRNDPALIAYIVDNAIDILGSDRLMFGSNFPIEKLWTSHAELIKAHREAVAKHGAAAEADIFWNTAERVYRPV from the coding sequence ATGCAGAAGGCGATCGACGCGCATTTCCACATCTGGCGCAGAGACGATCAGCCCTGGCTGCGCGGGCCGATGGTGCCGCGCATCTTCGGACCCTACGAGCCGATCCGCCGCGACTACCCGATCGAGGGGTTCCTCGCCGATCAGCAAGGCTCTGATATCGAGAAGGCGGTCTATGTCCAGACCAACTGGGCTAAGGAGGATTTCGAGACTGAAGTCGCCTTCCTGCAGAAGACGGCTAACGAAACCGGCTGGCCGCATGCCATCGTCGGCTATGCCGACATGACTGTGGACGATGTGCGCCATCAGATTGATCGGCTAGTAAAATACAAGCTGCTGCGCGGCGTGCGCATGCAGCTGCACTGGCACGAAACGCCGGCCTTCCGCTTTGCCGCTTCCGCCGACCAGGTGATCGACCCGAAGGTGCGGGCCAATGTGGCGCGGCTGAAGGACTATCGCATGTCCTTCGACCTGCAGCTTTTCCCGTCCCAGATGAAGGACGGGCTGACGCTGGTTGCAGAGAACCCGGAGACGAATTTCATCCTCACCCATGCCGGCATGCTGACCGACATGTCGGACGAAACCACGGAGGCCTGGAAGGCCGGATTGCGCACGCTTTCAGCAGCGCCAAACCTCTACGCCAAGCTCTCCGGCCTCGGCACCTTCGTCCACCGCAACGACCCGGCGCTGATCGCCTATATCGTCGACAACGCGATCGACATCCTCGGCAGCGACCGTCTGATGTTCGGCTCGAACTTCCCGATCGAGAAGCTGTGGACCAGCCACGCCGAGCTGATCAAGGCGCACCGCGAGGCAGTGGCCAAGCACGGCGCGGCCGCCGAGGCGGATATTTTTTGGAACACGGCGGAGCGTGTGTATCGGCCGGTGTGA
- a CDS encoding vWA domain-containing protein translates to MRRYGFPVAPEQVSGFMQAVTLLGPRSMADIHEAALATLAPPPDRRDEFEAHFQSYFYGNTTAVVEGEADEETRIKDDGGTSDEESEVTRQAEGGELSSGAELLSARDFQRDGDGLAAFRRQLATALPARRSFRTVRTHARGKLDLRRSLREIVSADGDIPSPLLRRRQTVPRKLLLLIDVSGSMKLHTSDYLKLAHAAVQGADRAEIFAFGTRLTRITTALRIRDRDQALARVAAQVDDWDGGTRMGPTLLAFLSVPRFSAFARGAAVVILSDALERGDHAELEMAMRRLSARAFRLSLATPLAGDPRFQPATAALRAILPVLDDLIDGSSIAGLTDFILSLARPAPAAAAIWKRVS, encoded by the coding sequence CTGCGCCGCTATGGCTTTCCGGTGGCGCCCGAGCAGGTGTCAGGCTTCATGCAGGCGGTGACGCTGCTCGGGCCCCGCTCGATGGCCGATATCCACGAAGCGGCGCTTGCCACGCTGGCGCCGCCGCCGGACCGCCGCGACGAATTCGAGGCGCATTTCCAAAGCTATTTCTACGGCAACACCACGGCCGTGGTCGAAGGCGAGGCCGACGAGGAAACCCGCATCAAGGACGACGGCGGCACCAGCGATGAAGAGAGTGAGGTGACGCGCCAGGCAGAAGGCGGCGAGTTGTCGTCCGGCGCCGAACTGTTGAGCGCCCGCGACTTCCAGCGCGACGGCGACGGGCTTGCCGCTTTCCGCCGCCAGCTCGCAACCGCCCTGCCCGCCCGCCGCTCCTTCCGCACCGTGCGCACGCATGCGCGCGGCAAGCTCGACCTGCGCCGTTCGCTCCGCGAAATCGTCAGTGCCGACGGCGATATACCGTCGCCGCTGCTGCGCCGCAGGCAGACCGTGCCGCGCAAGCTTTTGCTGCTGATCGACGTGTCCGGCTCGATGAAGCTGCACACATCGGACTACCTCAAACTGGCGCATGCGGCGGTGCAAGGTGCGGACCGGGCTGAAATTTTCGCCTTCGGCACGCGGCTGACCCGCATCACCACGGCGCTGCGCATTCGCGACCGCGACCAGGCGCTTGCCCGCGTCGCGGCGCAGGTCGACGACTGGGACGGCGGCACCCGCATGGGGCCGACGCTGCTCGCCTTCCTGTCGGTGCCGCGCTTTTCCGCCTTCGCGCGCGGGGCGGCGGTCGTCATCCTGTCCGACGCGCTGGAGCGCGGCGACCATGCCGAGCTGGAAATGGCGATGCGTCGGCTGAGCGCACGCGCCTTCCGGCTTTCGCTGGCGACGCCGCTGGCCGGCGATCCGCGTTTCCAGCCGGCCACGGCAGCACTTCGCGCCATCCTGCCGGTGCTCGACGATCTCATCGATGGCTCGTCCATCGCCGGTCTCACCGATTTCATCCTGTCGCTCGCCCGCCCTGCCCCGGCGGCTGCAGCCATCTGGAAGAGGGTATCATGA
- a CDS encoding AAA family ATPase — protein sequence MPKRSAETVATSPEAVASRLAASRYLADESLATAIFLAIRLGKPLLLEGAPGVGKTEAAKAIAEVLGRDLVRLQCYEGIDAAHALYEWNYQRQLLAIRHAGEHEVDIYDDRFLIARPLLQVLKAPEKRVLLVDEIDRSDHEFEALLLEFLSEFQISIPERGTIRAKSQPIVILTSNRTRELAEALRRRCVYHWITYPDAEREAAIIMLRAGDAAEATARAVASAVRDIRARPLAKPPGIAEAVEWANAATILEKGGSPWPEAFRRAIGVLIKDEEDLSYIAPELGRIVEEALA from the coding sequence ATGCCCAAGAGAAGCGCCGAGACTGTCGCGACCTCGCCGGAGGCGGTGGCGTCTCGCCTCGCCGCCTCGCGCTATCTGGCCGATGAGAGCCTCGCGACTGCCATCTTCCTGGCGATAAGGCTTGGCAAGCCGCTGCTGCTCGAAGGCGCGCCCGGAGTCGGCAAGACGGAGGCCGCAAAAGCAATCGCCGAAGTGCTCGGGCGCGATCTGGTGCGGCTGCAATGCTACGAAGGCATCGACGCCGCGCATGCGCTCTACGAATGGAACTACCAGCGCCAGCTGCTCGCCATCCGCCATGCCGGCGAGCATGAGGTCGACATCTATGACGACCGTTTCCTGATCGCGCGGCCGCTGCTGCAGGTGCTGAAGGCGCCGGAAAAGCGCGTGCTGCTGGTCGACGAGATCGACCGTTCGGACCACGAGTTCGAAGCGCTGCTGCTGGAGTTCCTTTCCGAGTTCCAGATCAGCATTCCCGAGCGCGGCACCATCCGCGCCAAATCGCAGCCGATCGTCATCCTGACCTCAAACCGCACCCGCGAACTGGCGGAAGCGTTGCGGCGGCGCTGCGTCTACCACTGGATCACCTATCCCGACGCCGAGCGCGAGGCCGCCATCATCATGCTGCGCGCCGGTGACGCCGCCGAGGCCACGGCACGCGCCGTGGCTTCTGCCGTGCGCGACATCCGCGCCCGGCCGCTGGCGAAGCCGCCCGGCATTGCCGAGGCGGTCGAATGGGCCAATGCCGCGACGATCCTCGAAAAGGGCGGCAGTCCTTGGCCGGAAGCGTTCCGCCGCGCCATTGGCGTGCTGATCAAGGACGAAGAGGACCTGTCCTACATCGCCCCCGAGCTTGGCCGGATCGTCGAGGAGGCATTGGCGTGA
- a CDS encoding xanthine dehydrogenase family protein molybdopterin-binding subunit, with the protein MAIRRGRGVAAINYPTGMNLGGDPTQALVHSTPTGNFMVTLSSVDLGQGMKQIMAQICAETIGVPTDRVVVDTADTDTGPHCMGTFASRGTHRAGNAVIQAAREARQVMLEVAAEELEVNASDLETDGQGNILVKGAPQRSISIFDVALAAHFKRGRSISGRGMFLIPRSYPEKETGAMKPSTCYAHACTVAEVEVDDETGEVTVLTVKNVFEIGRALNPKMVEQQLVGGSWMGISHALYETTEPYYPNRDHGGTDFNQYLMPGPGDLAQTEIIVLERPSADGPYGAKGPGEMCANPQIPAVANAVFDAVGVRIDTLPITPERILRALKAQASN; encoded by the coding sequence ATGGCGATCAGGCGCGGACGCGGCGTCGCCGCGATCAATTATCCGACCGGCATGAACCTCGGCGGCGACCCGACCCAGGCGCTGGTCCATTCGACACCGACCGGCAATTTCATGGTGACGCTTTCGAGCGTCGATCTCGGCCAGGGCATGAAGCAGATCATGGCGCAGATCTGCGCCGAGACAATCGGCGTGCCGACCGACCGCGTCGTCGTCGACACCGCCGACACCGACACCGGCCCGCATTGCATGGGCACCTTCGCCTCGCGCGGCACCCACCGCGCCGGCAATGCCGTCATCCAGGCCGCCAGGGAAGCCCGCCAGGTGATGCTGGAAGTGGCGGCCGAGGAACTGGAAGTGAATGCGTCGGACCTCGAGACCGACGGCCAGGGCAACATCCTGGTCAAGGGCGCGCCGCAGAGATCGATCTCGATCTTCGATGTCGCGCTGGCGGCGCATTTCAAGCGCGGCCGCTCGATCTCCGGCCGCGGAATGTTCCTCATCCCGCGCTCCTATCCGGAGAAGGAGACCGGCGCGATGAAGCCGTCGACCTGCTATGCGCACGCCTGCACGGTGGCCGAGGTCGAGGTCGATGACGAGACCGGCGAGGTCACTGTGCTGACGGTGAAGAACGTTTTTGAGATCGGCCGCGCGCTGAATCCGAAGATGGTCGAACAGCAGCTCGTTGGCGGCTCATGGATGGGCATCAGTCATGCGCTCTACGAAACCACCGAACCCTATTATCCCAATCGCGACCATGGCGGCACCGACTTCAACCAGTATCTGATGCCGGGTCCTGGCGATCTTGCGCAAACCGAGATCATCGTGCTGGAACGGCCCTCGGCCGACGGCCCGTACGGCGCCAAGGGGCCAGGCGAAATGTGCGCCAACCCGCAGATCCCGGCGGTCGCCAATGCCGTCTTCGACGCCGTCGGCGTGCGCATCGACACGCTGCCGATCACGCCGGAACGCATCCTGCGGGCGCTGAAGGCGCAAGCATCGAACTGA
- a CDS encoding xanthine dehydrogenase family protein molybdopterin-binding subunit codes for MELRKSYFADQRKDDLHEIGQPRPRSDSPGHVTGKTAYFADRNFPGMLHLKMVRSPHHHARIRSIDTSEAEKHPGVVKILTAQDVPHNVYTILILIQIGPEDETVLADGKVRWKGEAVVAVLAETERAAQEAAAKVKIDYEVLPAVFDMEEALKPGAPIVNEYHGRNYYLYDSGECRKVRFGDVEAGFAGADHMLEQTYQSSPIEHAPTETTGCIVVPEGNDRFTCYTNTQAMFFTLDNASIVLQMPGNKLHFVGGTVGGGFGGKVDVIVEPIAILGAKLTGRPVSFIYSREEEMQISSPRAAEKVVIKDGVMKDGRIVARKVTGYTDAGAYSRHSPYGAQKGAGHYPGPYTIPNVWIDTYCVYTNRTPSSAMRGFGVTIGDFALEVQMDKLARLIGMDPLEFRFINAYRDGDMKAHRQPTEGAALIECMQEASRAANWPVAEKFMAMSSYAKGA; via the coding sequence ATGGAACTCCGCAAGAGCTATTTCGCCGACCAACGCAAGGACGATCTGCACGAGATCGGCCAGCCGCGGCCGCGTTCGGATTCACCCGGTCATGTCACCGGCAAGACCGCCTATTTTGCCGACCGCAATTTTCCCGGCATGCTGCATCTGAAGATGGTGCGTAGCCCGCACCACCACGCCCGCATCCGCAGCATCGACACCTCCGAGGCGGAAAAGCATCCGGGCGTGGTGAAAATCCTGACCGCCCAGGACGTGCCGCATAATGTCTACACCATCCTGATCCTGATCCAGATCGGGCCGGAGGACGAGACGGTGCTGGCCGATGGCAAGGTGCGCTGGAAGGGCGAGGCGGTGGTGGCGGTGCTGGCCGAGACCGAGCGCGCCGCCCAGGAAGCGGCAGCCAAGGTCAAGATCGATTACGAGGTACTGCCGGCCGTCTTCGACATGGAGGAAGCGCTGAAGCCCGGCGCGCCGATAGTGAACGAGTATCACGGCCGGAATTATTACCTCTATGACAGCGGCGAATGCCGCAAGGTGCGCTTCGGCGATGTCGAGGCCGGTTTCGCCGGCGCCGACCACATGCTCGAACAGACCTACCAATCCTCGCCGATCGAACACGCGCCGACCGAGACGACCGGCTGCATCGTCGTGCCCGAGGGCAATGACCGCTTCACCTGCTACACCAACACGCAGGCGATGTTCTTCACCCTCGACAACGCCTCGATCGTCCTGCAGATGCCCGGCAACAAGCTGCATTTCGTCGGCGGCACCGTCGGCGGCGGTTTTGGCGGCAAGGTCGACGTCATCGTCGAGCCGATCGCCATCCTCGGCGCCAAGCTGACCGGGCGTCCGGTCTCCTTCATCTACAGCCGCGAGGAGGAGATGCAGATCTCCTCGCCGCGCGCGGCGGAAAAGGTCGTCATCAAGGACGGCGTCATGAAGGACGGCCGTATCGTCGCCCGCAAGGTCACCGGCTACACCGATGCTGGCGCTTATTCGCGCCATTCGCCCTATGGCGCGCAGAAGGGGGCGGGGCACTATCCCGGCCCCTACACGATCCCGAATGTCTGGATCGACACCTACTGCGTCTACACCAACCGCACGCCCTCCTCCGCTATGCGCGGCTTCGGCGTCACCATCGGCGATTTCGCGCTCGAGGTGCAGATGGACAAGCTCGCCCGGCTGATCGGCATGGATCCGCTCGAATTCCGCTTCATCAACGCCTACCGCGACGGCGACATGAAGGCGCATCGCCAGCCGACCGAAGGGGCGGCTCTGATCGAATGCATGCAGGAGGCCTCGCGCGCCGCCAACTGGCCGGTGGCGGAAAAGTTCATGGCGATGTCGTCCTACGCGAAGGGAGCTTGA
- a CDS encoding (2Fe-2S)-binding protein encodes MAKVPVQFTLNGAEKAEFIDSGTTLLNALRDKIGDTSPKGGCHQGTCGACSVIIDGELRLSCLTLAETCNGAAITTTSGLSEAGVLHPLQRAFLDAFAAQCGFCTPGMIMAAKVLLDHTPNPSRDDVVEALSGNICRCTGYEPIIQAVLTAARSNSQNAA; translated from the coding sequence ATGGCAAAGGTCCCGGTTCAGTTCACGCTCAACGGTGCGGAAAAGGCCGAATTCATCGACAGCGGCACGACGCTGCTCAACGCACTGCGCGACAAGATCGGCGACACCTCGCCGAAGGGTGGCTGCCACCAGGGCACATGCGGCGCGTGCTCGGTCATCATCGACGGCGAGCTTCGGCTCTCCTGCCTGACGCTGGCCGAGACTTGTAACGGTGCGGCCATCACCACGACATCGGGGCTTTCGGAAGCCGGCGTGCTGCATCCGCTGCAGCGCGCCTTCCTCGATGCCTTCGCCGCCCAGTGCGGCTTCTGCACGCCGGGCATGATCATGGCCGCCAAGGTGCTGCTCGACCACACTCCGAACCCTAGCCGCGACGATGTCGTCGAGGCGCTGTCGGGCAACATCTGCCGCTGCACCGGCTACGAGCCGATCATCCAGGCGGTGCTGACCGCCGCGCGGTCCAATTCGCAGAATGCGGCCTGA
- a CDS encoding FAD binding domain-containing protein, protein MALALQTFSTVKDANAALKSAGTRYLGGGTLVVRAANEGDVSVSSLIRSIDPALSAITVSGGKVRIGTSVTMAAIARHPDLAPLARAARAVGGPAIRNMATVGGNLFAPAPYGDFTVALLALDATVSTEDGEMPIETFLAMRESNHAIATWVGFSLPAEGSFRFLKVSRVKPKGISVLSIATVVEQAPDGIVSSARIALGCMADRPMRANAAEKALLGRKLTSDGIAPALAVASDGTSPVTDPIASAWYRNEVLPVHLGRLLLG, encoded by the coding sequence ATGGCGCTTGCACTGCAAACTTTCTCGACGGTCAAGGACGCGAACGCGGCACTGAAATCCGCCGGCACCCGTTATCTCGGCGGCGGCACGCTGGTCGTGCGCGCCGCCAATGAAGGTGATGTCTCGGTCTCCAGCCTCATCAGGTCGATCGACCCGGCGCTTTCAGCCATCACTGTTTCCGGCGGCAAGGTCCGCATCGGCACTTCGGTGACCATGGCCGCGATCGCCCGTCATCCGGATCTCGCTCCGCTTGCCCGCGCCGCGCGCGCCGTCGGCGGCCCGGCCATCCGCAACATGGCGACGGTCGGCGGCAATCTCTTCGCCCCGGCGCCCTATGGCGATTTCACCGTGGCGCTGCTGGCATTGGACGCAACCGTCAGCACCGAGGACGGAGAGATGCCGATCGAAACCTTCCTGGCGATGCGCGAAAGCAATCACGCCATCGCCACTTGGGTGGGCTTCAGCTTGCCAGCGGAAGGCAGTTTTCGCTTCCTGAAAGTGTCGCGGGTCAAGCCGAAAGGCATCTCGGTGTTGAGTATCGCCACAGTGGTGGAGCAGGCGCCGGATGGAATCGTGTCTTCGGCGCGGATTGCGCTCGGCTGCATGGCCGACCGGCCGATGCGCGCCAATGCGGCAGAAAAGGCGCTGCTCGGCAGGAAACTCACCAGCGATGGCATAGCGCCGGCCCTGGCTGTCGCGAGTGATGGCACCTCGCCTGTCACAGATCCGATCGCCAGTGCCTGGTACCGCAATGAAGTCCTGCCGGTCCATCTCGGCCGGCTGCTGCTCGGCTGA